A single region of the Bacillota bacterium genome encodes:
- a CDS encoding sugar phosphate nucleotidyltransferase codes for MKAVIMAGGAGTRLRPLTCGCPKPLVPVLNLPVMSYLVSHLKCSGINEIAVTLQYLPEAITRYFGDGSDFGVRLSYYRESVPLGTAGGVKNAAPFLDETFLVMSGDALTDFPFTEALDFHKRTGALVTIVLTRTTNPLEYGLVITEKSGKILKFVEKPGWGEVFSDTVNTGIYILEPEVLDYVPAGVPFDFSRDLFPLLLRERKPLFGFIASGYWCDIGDLDQYRQTNFDFLTGRVNLPLPYSARETGLWIGSNVDVHPRAQLIPPVLIGNNCYLGANVKLGPGVVLGNYSVVQAGASVKYSIFWDHSYLDEEVEIRGAILCDHVRVKSKTAVFENAVVGSYSRLGPKSILKPGVKIWPGTVIGEGQIREYSSSHRRDFSIRKQGEGKAISLPAAADLAARLGAAYGSSLPFGKSIVLASDGHPLSQLIKRVLAASILCAGINVIEIGAVSYPVAGYGVKATGAVGGVYLAHPGDSDDEILVYFLNARGANLEDAELLRIEEATWRGEFRRVNILQLGRFTYLPYMKDAYNKRRKGEGRLSAL; via the coding sequence GTGAAAGCGGTGATTATGGCCGGAGGTGCCGGGACGCGTTTGCGCCCCTTGACTTGCGGGTGCCCTAAGCCCCTGGTTCCTGTTTTAAATCTCCCGGTAATGAGTTACCTGGTTTCTCATCTAAAATGCTCGGGAATTAACGAAATTGCTGTAACCTTGCAGTACCTTCCGGAGGCGATTACCCGCTATTTTGGAGATGGTTCTGATTTCGGGGTGCGTTTAAGCTACTATCGAGAATCCGTCCCGCTGGGGACCGCCGGGGGTGTAAAAAATGCAGCCCCTTTTCTTGACGAAACCTTTCTTGTCATGAGCGGGGATGCCCTGACAGATTTTCCTTTTACAGAAGCGCTGGACTTTCATAAAAGGACGGGGGCACTTGTTACAATTGTTTTAACCAGAACAACCAATCCTTTAGAGTACGGGTTGGTCATTACGGAGAAAAGCGGGAAGATCCTCAAGTTCGTAGAGAAGCCAGGTTGGGGAGAGGTTTTCAGCGATACGGTAAACACGGGAATCTACATTTTGGAACCGGAGGTTTTGGACTACGTCCCTGCCGGCGTTCCTTTCGATTTCAGCCGCGATCTTTTCCCTCTCTTGCTCCGGGAAAGGAAGCCCCTATTCGGGTTTATCGCTTCCGGTTATTGGTGTGACATCGGTGATTTAGACCAGTACCGTCAGACCAACTTTGATTTCCTTACGGGCCGGGTTAACCTCCCGCTGCCTTATTCTGCTCGCGAAACCGGTCTCTGGATTGGTTCAAACGTAGATGTTCACCCCCGGGCACAATTAATTCCTCCCGTCCTGATCGGGAATAATTGCTATCTTGGCGCAAATGTAAAGCTGGGTCCGGGGGTTGTTCTGGGAAACTATTCTGTGGTTCAGGCCGGGGCTTCGGTTAAGTACAGCATTTTTTGGGACCACTCGTATCTTGACGAAGAAGTCGAGATTCGAGGGGCGATTTTATGTGATCACGTCAGAGTAAAATCAAAAACGGCCGTGTTTGAAAACGCGGTCGTGGGGAGCTACTCCCGGTTAGGCCCCAAGAGCATCCTGAAACCTGGAGTTAAAATCTGGCCGGGAACCGTAATCGGAGAAGGTCAGATTCGAGAATACTCTTCATCGCACCGGCGGGATTTTTCGATTCGAAAGCAGGGGGAAGGCAAGGCTATTTCTTTACCTGCGGCAGCGGATTTGGCTGCAAGATTGGGGGCTGCCTATGGTTCTTCTCTTCCTTTCGGCAAGAGTATAGTGCTGGCAAGCGATGGCCATCCTTTAAGCCAGCTCATCAAGCGGGTCCTTGCGGCAAGCATCCTCTGCGCCGGCATTAATGTCATTGAAATTGGGGCTGTCTCTTATCCTGTTGCCGGTTACGGAGTTAAGGCAACAGGGGCCGTGGGCGGGGTGTATCTGGCACATCCCGGGGATTCCGATGACGAGATTTTAGTCTATTTCCTCAATGCGCGGGGGGCAAATCTTGAGGATGCCGAGCTTTTAAGGATCGAAGAAGCAACCTGGCGGGGCGAGTTCCGGCGGGTGAACATCCTGCAACTGGGCAGATTTACTTATCTGCCTTACATGAAAGATGCTTATAATAAAAGAAGGAAAGGCGAAGGCCGGCTTAGCGCTTTATAG
- a CDS encoding ATP-binding protein, protein MHEEYWKAWLSCRRDDRLLFLLKKIVGYLAHEINNPLTSILGYATLLLRVCNPCCMQRQELDLICREAIRARTVVWEFLSFVEQTEEDLRMVDLNELLRKVVEQLRSQINRGEIEFRECYCQDLPKIAVDATQMKSVFLHILNNAVEAIPGRGVVTVLTRARESDLEIEVRDSGTGIPVPLHSLIFHPFFTTKESSDKIGLGLTVSREVVRRHHGRLEFWSEAGKGTSFYIRLPIETGCDPLRKTGGGWF, encoded by the coding sequence GTGCACGAAGAATACTGGAAAGCGTGGCTTTCTTGCAGGAGAGACGACCGTTTACTTTTTTTACTAAAAAAGATCGTTGGTTATCTGGCCCACGAAATCAACAATCCTTTAACAAGCATTCTTGGTTACGCCACTTTGCTCCTCCGAGTTTGCAACCCCTGCTGCATGCAGCGTCAGGAGTTAGATTTGATTTGCCGGGAAGCTATCCGCGCGCGGACCGTTGTCTGGGAGTTCTTGTCTTTTGTTGAACAAACCGAAGAAGACCTGCGAATGGTGGACCTTAATGAACTGCTCCGAAAAGTCGTGGAGCAACTACGGAGCCAAATAAACCGGGGGGAAATCGAATTCAGAGAGTGCTACTGTCAAGACCTGCCTAAGATCGCAGTTGATGCAACACAAATGAAAAGTGTTTTTCTTCACATTTTAAATAATGCCGTTGAGGCAATCCCCGGCCGGGGGGTCGTAACGGTGTTGACACGCGCCAGGGAAAGCGATCTGGAGATCGAAGTTAGGGATAGCGGGACGGGGATCCCTGTTCCCCTCCATAGTCTCATTTTCCACCCCTTTTTTACGACAAAAGAGAGCAGTGATAAAATTGGCCTGGGACTTACGGTAAGCCGGGAAGTAGTGCGCCGTCACCACGGCCGGCTCGAATTTTGGAGTGAGGCGGGGAAAGGGACGAGTTTTTATATCCGGCTTCCGATTGAAACAGGATGCGATCCGCTTAGAAAAACGGGAGGTGGCTGGTTTTGA
- a CDS encoding sigma 54-interacting transcriptional regulator, with product MSSLKARLLVVDDEPLILDLCARILSGAGYEIRCTTSPRKAVELVQKESFSGLITDIKMREFNGFELLRKVRQVCELPTVIMTGYASLDTALESLKLGAQDLLMKPFTPEELLTTVKNALAKGWEKAELQANLRASYAFFENVPGGIAIVNPQGVILEINRAYAEILGINQVEVLGKPVEEVLSFSQLKEILTTGKRSAGRMISLKNKKFFLNEGPIYSSGHLNGGFSQLLFPDDRVTKAMLEKLRALEDEVNYYRAQVLSHYQARYTFASIIGGSPSFKEAVALAQKAAASDAPVLLMGESGTGKELFAQAIHHASPRGRGPFVPVNCATIPDTLLESELFGYEEGAFTGARKGGKPGKIELAAGGTLFLDEIGDLSPILQAKLLRFLEDGQIEKIGGAHYYRVNTRVVAATNKDLQEMVAKKMFREDLYFRLNVLPIQLPPLRARQEDIPLLVGYFFEKLEARYCLRKSLSPDALRLLVDYSWPGNVRELENMVEQLFNRVDGDVIGPEDLPGVIRAGTWLPWRPDSSRTLAQVIEDVEKEMIKHALSTVNGNKVRAARKLGVPRSSFYEKLKRFNLI from the coding sequence TTGAGTTCTCTGAAAGCAAGGCTTCTGGTAGTTGATGATGAACCTTTGATTCTTGATCTTTGTGCCAGGATTTTATCCGGTGCAGGTTATGAGATAAGATGCACGACCTCGCCGCGCAAAGCAGTAGAACTCGTCCAGAAAGAATCCTTTTCGGGGCTGATTACCGATATCAAGATGCGAGAGTTTAACGGGTTTGAACTGCTGCGCAAGGTGCGGCAGGTTTGTGAGCTGCCGACTGTAATTATGACAGGCTACGCCTCGCTTGATACTGCGCTGGAGTCTTTGAAATTAGGGGCCCAGGATTTGTTAATGAAGCCTTTCACCCCCGAAGAATTGCTCACAACAGTTAAAAATGCGCTGGCCAAGGGATGGGAAAAGGCCGAGCTCCAGGCTAACTTAAGGGCTTCATATGCCTTTTTCGAGAACGTCCCCGGCGGAATTGCGATTGTCAACCCGCAGGGTGTTATTTTAGAAATCAACCGGGCTTACGCAGAAATTTTGGGGATTAATCAGGTTGAAGTACTTGGGAAACCGGTCGAAGAGGTCCTTAGTTTTTCTCAGCTTAAAGAGATCTTAACAACCGGGAAGCGTAGCGCCGGCCGGATGATTTCGCTCAAAAACAAAAAGTTTTTTTTAAACGAGGGCCCAATCTACAGTAGCGGGCACTTGAACGGGGGTTTTAGCCAATTACTTTTTCCCGATGACCGGGTAACGAAGGCAATGCTTGAAAAGCTGCGCGCCCTTGAGGACGAGGTAAATTATTACCGCGCCCAGGTTTTAAGTCATTACCAGGCGCGTTATACTTTTGCAAGTATCATTGGAGGCTCTCCCTCCTTCAAAGAAGCTGTGGCGCTTGCCCAAAAGGCAGCGGCGAGCGACGCTCCGGTCCTGCTCATGGGGGAGAGCGGAACAGGGAAAGAGTTATTTGCCCAGGCAATTCACCATGCAAGCCCCCGGGGCCGGGGGCCGTTTGTTCCGGTAAATTGTGCCACGATTCCAGATACTCTTTTAGAATCCGAACTCTTCGGGTACGAGGAAGGGGCGTTTACGGGCGCCCGGAAAGGAGGAAAACCGGGGAAAATTGAACTTGCTGCAGGGGGCACCCTTTTTCTTGATGAGATCGGGGACCTTTCGCCTATCTTGCAGGCAAAATTACTCCGTTTCTTGGAAGACGGCCAAATTGAAAAAATTGGTGGCGCTCACTACTACCGCGTTAATACCAGGGTGGTTGCGGCAACGAATAAAGATCTCCAGGAAATGGTAGCGAAAAAAATGTTTCGGGAGGACCTCTATTTCCGGTTGAATGTATTGCCGATCCAGCTTCCACCCCTTCGTGCCCGACAGGAGGACATTCCTTTACTGGTAGGATATTTTTTCGAGAAACTCGAGGCCCGCTACTGTCTGAGAAAGTCTTTGTCCCCGGATGCCCTCCGGTTGCTCGTTGATTACAGTTGGCCCGGCAATGTGCGGGAACTTGAAAATATGGTCGAACAGCTTTTCAACCGGGTAGACGGAGATGTTATCGGCCCGGAGGACCTCCCCGGAGTGATCCGGGCTGGAACCTGGCTTCCCTGGCGTCCGGATTCAAGCCGGACCCTGGCACAGGTCATTGAGGATGTAGAAAAAGAGATGATTAAGCATGCCCTTTCTACGGTAAATGGAAATAAAGTGCGGGCGGCGCGTAAACTGGGTGTTCCCCGCTCCAGTTTTTACGAGAAACTGAAAAGATTTAATCTGATTTAA